The nucleotide sequence CAATCCGACTTGTAAAGCTGCGCAGCAGAGCGGATGCGAGTAGGAAAAAATACGGATTCCGCGATATGGATGCACAGGCGGCGCTTTCCCGACTGTGCAGGAATTAAGCGGAATCCGTATCAGGCTTTCTGGCCCAGTCCCAGCGCGGCGTCGAGGGCGACCTCGATCATGCCGTTGAAGGTGAGCTGCCGCTCCTCGGACGTGGTTTCCTCGCGGGTAATCAGGTGGTCGCTGACGGTCAGGATGGTCAGCGCGCGCACGCCGTGCTTGGCGGCGACGGTGTACAGGCCCGCCGCTTCCATCTCCACCGCCAGCACGCCGAAGTCCTTCCAGATTTTGTACTGGTCGAAATCGTCATGGTAGAAGGTGTCGCTGCTCATGATGTTGCCGACGTGGGTGCGAAAGCCGCGCTCCTGGGCAATCTGGTAGGCCCGCAGCAGCAGCTCGAAATCGGCGATGGGCGCGAAGGTCTTTTCGCCGAAGCGAATCTTGTTGACATTGCTGTCGGTGCTGGCCGCCTGCCCGATGATGATGTCGCGCACCCGCACGTCCTCCTGGTAGCTGCCGCAGGTGCCCACGCGAATCAGGTTTTTGCAGCCGTACTGGGTAATCAGTTCCTCGGTGTAGATCATGCAGCTCGGAATGCCCATGCCGGTGCCCTGCACGCTCACGCGCTGGCCCTTGTAGGTGCCGGTAAAGCCCAGCATGCCGCGCACCGTGTTGTGCTGCACGGGGTTTTCGAGGAACGTTTCGGCGATGTGCTTGGCCCGCAGCGGGTCGCCGGGCAGCAGGACGGTTTCGGCAATCTGGCCGGGTTCGGCATTGAGATGAATGCTCATATCGACAGGGTAGCCCATTCGGTATCCTGGCCTCATGACGAATCTCAAAGAAGTCACCCCCGCCGAGGGGCAAAAGCTGGTGCAGGGCGGCGCACTGCTGGTGGACGTGCGCGAACAGGAGGAGTTCGACAACGTCCACGCCGAGGGCGCACAGCTCATTCCGCTCAGCGAGTTCGAAAGCCGCTACGCCGAACTGCCCAAGGACAAGCCGCTGGTCATGATCTGCCGCAGCGGGGCACGCAGCCAGCGTGCCGGAGAACTGCTGCTGGAACAGGGCTACAGCGACGTGGTCAACCTCAAGGGCGGCACGAACGCCTGGCTCGAAGACGGCCTCCCCTCGGTGCGCGGCCAATGACGCTGCCTACCGAAGAGCAGGTGCTGGAGGCCCTCAAGGTCGTCAAAGACCCCGAAATCCCCGTCAACGTGGTCGACCTGGGCCTGATTTACGGCGTGGACGTGATGGAAGATGGCAAGGTGGACATCACCATGACCCTGACCAGCGTGGGCTGCCCGGTGCAGGATCTCATCCGCGCCGACGCCGAAATGGCCGTGGGCCGTCTGGACGGCGTGAACGATGTCAACGTGGAATTCGTCTGGACGCCGCCCTGGGGGCCGGACAAGATGACCGAAGACGGCAAGCGGCAGATGCGGATGTTTGGGTTCAACGTGTAAGTGTAGAGAGTAAAGGGAAGAGGGGAAAGGGTTTGGGGGCGTTCTGCCCTCCTCCCTTTCCCCTCGCCTCTTCACTGGAGTCCGTGACCGCACCAAACGGCGCAGCCGGAAGAACAGTTCCGAGAAAACCCGGAAGGCAAACCGTAGACGTGCAAGGTGGAGTTACGCCGAATTGCTGGGCTTCCTGGCTTACAAAGCGCCTCTGCGCGGTTCTATGGTGATCAAAGTGGATGCCCACTACACCAGCCAAACCTGCCCCAAGTGTGGACACTGCTCAAAAGAGAACAGGCCGCACAAGGGACTGATGTTTGTCTGTGAAAGCTGTGGGTATCAGCTTCATAGCGACCTCGTAGGGGCAAGGAACGTAGGACTCAGGGCATTGCTTGTCCGGCAGGACTGGGCAAGCACGGGGTGTTTGTCATGCACCCCTGGTCGCCCTCAAAGCGCAGACCCGCAAGCTGGGTCTGCTGGGCGAGATGTGTCGGACACTGAAACCAAAGCTGAACGCCTGAAAAGGTACTCGGAGTTGCGGTGGAGTCCAGACACAAGCCTCGGACTTTAGTCCGGGGTCATGACTGCATCGTGCGCGGCAGCGCCTGCGTCGGCAAAATCTTCTTCGGCTCGCGGAATTCGATGTTTTCCCATTCGCCTTCCTCGATGACCTGCAACTCGGGATTGAGGCGGCGGAAGTGTGCCACCACGTCCTGCACGAGGTCGTCGGGGGTGCTGGCCGCCGAGGTGATGCCCAGGCTCCGCACGCCGTCCAGGTCACCATTTTGCTCAAGGGCCTGCAAATCGGCGGCGGTTTCCAGGCGGTAGGCGCGCCCCGCTTCGGCCTCGGCCAGTTCGAGCAACCTCATCCCGTTGCTGCTGTGGGTGGAGGTCAGCACCAGAAAGGCGTCCACCTGCGGGGCGATGTTCTTCACGGCGTCCTGGCGGTTTTTGGTCGCGTAGCAGAGGTCTTCGCTCGGCGGCACCACCAGCGCGGGAAAACGCCCCTTCAGAATCTCGATGGTCTTGCGGGTGTCGTCCACGCTGAGGGTCGTCTGGGTCAGCACCACCAGCCGCTCGGGGTCGGGCACCTCGACCGTGTGCGGGTCGTGCAGCCCTGCGCCCGTTTTGCCCAGCACGCCGACCAGAATGGTGTTCTCGGGCGCTTCTCCCCGCGTGCCGATGACCTCCTGATGCTTGGCACTGTCGCCAATCAGCAGGATGGTGTAGCCTTCCCGCGCATATTTTTTGGCCTCGGTGTGGACTTTGGTGACCAGCGGGCAGGTCGCGTCAATCGTGCTCAGGCCCAGCGCCCGCGCCCGTTCGCGTACCGCCGGGCTGATGCCGTGGGCGCTGAAAATCACGGTGTCGCCGCTGTCCGGCAGGGCTTCAATCGTGTCCAAATCTTCCACGAAATGCACCCGCCCGCCTTCGGAGAGCCGCTCGACCACCGTGTGGTTATGCACGATAGAGTGATAGACGGTGACGGGTTTTTCTTCGCGGAGGGCGGCTTTTTCTACC is from Deinococcus wulumuqiensis R12 and encodes:
- the deoD gene encoding purine-nucleoside phosphorylase, whose protein sequence is MSIHLNAEPGQIAETVLLPGDPLRAKHIAETFLENPVQHNTVRGMLGFTGTYKGQRVSVQGTGMGIPSCMIYTEELITQYGCKNLIRVGTCGSYQEDVRVRDIIIGQAASTDSNVNKIRFGEKTFAPIADFELLLRAYQIAQERGFRTHVGNIMSSDTFYHDDFDQYKIWKDFGVLAVEMEAAGLYTVAAKHGVRALTILTVSDHLITREETTSEERQLTFNGMIEVALDAALGLGQKA
- a CDS encoding rhodanese-like domain-containing protein translates to MTNLKEVTPAEGQKLVQGGALLVDVREQEEFDNVHAEGAQLIPLSEFESRYAELPKDKPLVMICRSGARSQRAGELLLEQGYSDVVNLKGGTNAWLEDGLPSVRGQ
- a CDS encoding metal-sulfur cluster assembly factor, whose amino-acid sequence is MTLPTEEQVLEALKVVKDPEIPVNVVDLGLIYGVDVMEDGKVDITMTLTSVGCPVQDLIRADAEMAVGRLDGVNDVNVEFVWTPPWGPDKMTEDGKRQMRMFGFNV
- a CDS encoding transposase codes for the protein MLGFLAYKAPLRGSMVIKVDAHYTSQTCPKCGHCSKENRPHKGLMFVCESCGYQLHSDLVGARNVGLRALLVRQDWASTGCLSCTPGRPQSADPQAGSAGRDVSDTETKAERLKRYSELRWSPDTSLGL
- the ispH gene encoding 4-hydroxy-3-methylbut-2-enyl diphosphate reductase → MTVERIHLAKPRGFCAGVVMAIQAVEKAALREEKPVTVYHSIVHNHTVVERLSEGGRVHFVEDLDTIEALPDSGDTVIFSAHGISPAVRERARALGLSTIDATCPLVTKVHTEAKKYAREGYTILLIGDSAKHQEVIGTRGEAPENTILVGVLGKTGAGLHDPHTVEVPDPERLVVLTQTTLSVDDTRKTIEILKGRFPALVVPPSEDLCYATKNRQDAVKNIAPQVDAFLVLTSTHSSNGMRLLELAEAEAGRAYRLETAADLQALEQNGDLDGVRSLGITSAASTPDDLVQDVVAHFRRLNPELQVIEEGEWENIEFREPKKILPTQALPRTMQS